The genomic interval CATGCGGTCCTTGAGGACACCGTTGATCATCTCGGCGTCGCCGTGCATCTTCACCGGGCCCTGGTCGTCCCCGATGATGTCGAGCGAGGAGTAGGACGGCATGACCGTGCCGACGCCCCGCTTCACCGCGTCCTCGAAGGGCGCGAGGTGGACGGCCTCCAGCTCCTGCCGGGTGACCTTGGTGACGCCCTGGTCGGTCGTGTACGAACCGGTGGTGGACGAGCCGTACTCCGTACCGCCGTCCCCGACGTAGTGCTTGGCGGTGGCCAGCACCTTGTCGTTGCGGTCCAGGTCCTTGCCGTCGGCGGCGCCCTGCATGCCCTGGATCACGGTCTCCAGGGACTTCACGAGGGCCGGGTCCTCACCGTAGGACTCGTAGGAGCGGCCCCAGCGCTCGTCGCGCGAGACGCAGAGGCAGGGCGCGAAGTCCCACGGGACGCCGGTCGCGCGGACCTCGCTCGCGGTGACGGCACCGGTCTTCTCGGCCAGCTTCGGGTCGCGCGTGGCGCCGAGGCCGACGTTGTGCGGCATGACCGTCGAGCCGACCAGGTTGTTGTGGCCGTGCACCGCGTCCACGCCGTAGATCAGCGGGATCTGGAAGCGGGTGGCCTGGGCGCGCAGCTGGTAGCCGTCGATCATCTTGGCCCACGCCTCGGGGGTGTTGGGCGAGGGGACCGAGCCGCCGCCGGAGAGCAGCGAGCCGAGGTCGTACGTGGCGATGTCGCCCTGCGAGGAGAGCGCGTTGCGCTCGGCCTGGGTCATCTGGCCGGCCTTCTCGGCGGGCGACATCCGGGCGAGCAGGTCCGCGACGCGCTGCTTCACCGGCAGCTTGGCGTTCTGGTACGGGAGCCCGTGGGCGTCGATGACGGCCTGCGGGTTCTCCTTCGGCGGCCGGGCGCCGGTGACCGTCAGCTCCAGCGGGACGGTCTTGGCGGCGGCGGCGCCGGAGACCTTCTTCGTCGCGACCCTCACCTGGTGGGTGGTGCCGGACGCGGTGCCCGCCGGGAAGGTGTACGTGCCGCTGACCGGCGTGTAGTCGGTGCCGGGCTTGGCCGTGCCGCCCTTCGTCTCGTACGCGACGGTGACGGGCTCGTCCAGCGGGACGGACCCGGTCGTGGTGAGCGTGAAGCCGAGGGACGCGGAGGCGCCCTGCTTCACCGGGACCACCGCCGCGTCGGTGACGACGCTCGCCTTCAGGGCCGCGTCGGCCTTGCCGTACAGCTCGACGCCGTCCATGGCGAACGTGCCGGGGGCGCCGGTCGGCAGGGTGAGGGCGTACCCCCACATCTCGTTCAGGCCGAGGACCTGGTCGATGCCGCCGACGGGCTGGTAGTCGCCCCGGTAGGCGAAGTCGGCGAACGGGATCTCGACGAGGTGCCAGCCCTCCCAGTCGTCGGTGAACGAGGTGGTCCACAGCTCGGACGCCTCGCCGTTGGCGCCGCCGTCCTTGATCTCGAAGTTGATCCGCTTGCCCGAACCGGGCGGCAGGGGCGCGGTGTTCTGGCCGTACCACCAGAAGCGGATGCCCTTGTGGGCGGACCAGTCGTGCGGCTGCGCGTCGGCGGCGTAGTCGTGGCTGAAGCCGCCGTAGCCGCTGATGTCGTAGGTGCCTTCGAGGACCTTGGCGCCCTCGGGGGCGTCGGACCGGTCCTTCAGCGCCAGGGTGGGCGGGTCGTCGGCGTCGCCGCCCCAGGTGAAGATGCCCTCGGCCGGCTGGCCGGCGAAGGGCACCTCCCCTCGAAGCGGTCGACGGCGACCGGTGCCGGTTCGTCGGCGGCCGGTGCCGCCGTGGACGGGACGGCGCCGGCGAGCAGGCCGGCCACCACGGTGGCGGCGGCCAGCACGGCGGTCGCGGGTCTCGCCCGGCGGCGGGTGCGGGGTGGCATCTGTGCGGCTCCTTCGTACGGTGGCCGCGCGCGGCCCGGCGGGGGTGCCGGGCCGTGCGCGGGACGCGGGTGGTACGGGAAGGTGACGTGCCTGTGGGGGGTGGTGGTGCGTGGGGGTGTCTCTGGGCCGGGTCCGGGGGCGCTACTTCTTCTGCTCCACCCGCACCCAGTCGATCTCCGCCTTGACGCCGCCCTGCGCGACCCGGTCGACGCTGGACTGCGGAAGGCCCCAGTACGGGCTGGTGACCTTGTTCCACCCGGCGGGGTACGCGCCGCCGAGCGCCAGGTTGAGGATCACGTACTGGTTGTGGTCGAAGACCCATTTGCCGCGCGTGGACTCCAGCTTGGAGCGGGAGGTCGTCTGCACGACGCGGTCGTCCACCGTGAACGTCATGCCCTCGGGCGTCCACTCGACGCCGTAGGTGTGCCACTGGTCGGCCCGGCCGCCGTTCGCGTACGTCTGCTGCTTGCCGATGTTGCCGTCGGCGGAGTAGCCGGGGCCGTGCAGGGCGGAGCTGGTCCAGTCGCCGTAGCCGATGTTCTCCATGATGTCGGTCTCGCCCGAGCCGGGCCAGGACACGTCCGGGTTGTCGACGTCGCTGCCGAGCATCCAGAAGGCCGGCCAGAAGCCGTCACCGACCGGCAGCTTCATGCGGGCGCTGACCTTGCCGTAGGTGAAGTCGAACTTGGTGTTGGTGTCGATGCGGCCCGAGGTGAAGTCGAAGGTCCCGGCGGGCGTCCGGGTGCAGCCCTTGCAGTACTTCGACTGGAGGACCAGGGAGCCGTTCTCGGTACGGATGTTGTCCGCCGAGTCGACGTACGCCTGGGACTCCCCGTTGACCGGGTTCATCTCCGTGCCGGTGCGCACGACCCGCCATTTGCTGCGGTCGAGTCCCGAGCCGGTGAAGTCGTCGAAGAAGGTGGTGGTGTAGGCGCCGCCCGGGTTCTTGGGGAGGGCCGGGTAGGCGGCGTTCGCGCTGCCGCCGGTGCCCCACACCTGGAACTCGTAGAGGGAGTAACCGAATTGGGCGGTGGCGGGCGCGGGGTTGTAGAACGAGCGCCGCTCGACACCCAGCATCCGGACGTAGCGGCCGGTCGCCGGGGTGGGCAGCTTGACGGTGTCGTGCCGTCCGACGGCGTCGCCGGGCGACTTGACGTCCGCGCGGCGGGCGGCGACCTCCGAGGCGGACGGCTGGTAGACGGTGCGCCAGGTGCGGTTGTCGTCGGAGACCTGGATGCGGTAGTCGACGGCGTAGGCCGCCTCCCAGTACAGGTCCACGGTGTCGATGGTGGAGGTGGCCCCGAGGTCGACGCCCACCCAGCGGTTGGCGTTCCAGTCGCTGGACCAGCGGGACTGGTCGGCCTTCAGGTCGGCGGGCCATCCCCCGTCGGTGACGAAGGCCGGGGAGTTGCCCGCGTGCTGGTAGAAGTCGCCGTACGCGGGGTGGTTGAGGGCGAGGTTGGTGCGGGTGGTGGAGGCCGGGGCGGGCTCTCCTCCGTACACCTTGAAGGAGTACAGCGAGTAGCCCCAGGGGGTGGCGCGCTGGATGCCGCGCATCCGGACGTAGCGGCCGGTGACCTCCTGCGGGTAGGTGTGCGCGGTGACGCTGCCGCCGGTGCCGTCGTCCTCGGTGTAGAAGGTGGTCCAGTCGGTGCCGTTCCTCGACACCTCCAGGACGTACTTCTTGCCGTAGGCGGCCTCCCAGTCGAGGGTGACGCTGCTGACGCGGATGACGGAGCCGAGGTCGACGCGGATCCAGGCGTTGTCCGCGAAGTCGCTGGACCAGCGGGTGGTGCCGTTGCCGTCGGCCGCCGCCCCCGGTCCGGAGGCGGCGTTCTCGCTGCCGGAGGCGGTGACGGCGCCCGGGTTCGCCGTGTACGCGGCGGCGGCCCGGTCGGTGTCCCAGGCCGCGGCCTGCGCCGCCGCCGGCTTGGGGACCGGGGCGGCGAAGGCCATGGGGGCGGCGAGGGCGATCAGAGCGGCGGTGGTGGCTGCCAGGGTCGTACGAGAGGGCATGGTGGGGCTCCCGTTCGAATCAGTGAGGGTGACGCGGCCACGCGCGGCGGTGGGGCTATGAGGCGTCGCGGGTGAGCCGGATGGTGTCGCGGTACCACTTGGCGCTGTCCTTGAGCGTCCGCACCTGCGTGTCGTAGTCGACGCGGACGATGCCGAACCGCTTGTCGTAGCCGTAGGACCACTCGAAGTTGTCCATCAGCGACCAGGCGAAGTAGCCCCGCACGTCCGCACCTTGGGCGCGGGCGGCGGCGACGGCGGCGATGTGGTCGGCGAGATAGGTGGTGCGGTCGGCGTCGTGGATCTCGCCGTCCTCGGAGACGGTGTCGTCGAAGGCGGCGCCGTTCTCCGTGATGACCGTCGGGAGGCCGTAGTCCTTCTCCAGACGGACGAGCAGGTCGGTGAGGGCGGTGGGGGTGATCTCCCAGTCCATGGCGGTACGCGGCAGATCGCGCTCCACCTGGCGGGTGACGGGCAGCCCCTCCGCGTCCGTGGTCGCGCCGTCCTCCGTGACGCCGGAGAACAGCGAGCCCCGGTAGAAGTTGACCCCGAGCACGTCCAGCGGCGTCGAGATCGCGGCCAGGTCGCCCTCCTGGACGGGCAGTTCGATGCCCTGGGCGGCGAGGTCGGCGACGATGTCCTCGGGGTAGCCGCCCTTGACGACCGGGTCCAGGTAGAGCCGGGCGCCCAGGCCGTCGGCGCGGCGGCACGCCTCCGCGTCCTCGGGGCTGTCGGTCTCCGGGGTGGCGGTGCCCAGGTTGAGGGTGATGCCGAGTTCGAGGTCGTTGCCCCGGGCGGCGGCCTGCTCGCGCAGGTACTGCGAGGCGAGTCCGTGGCCGAGGAGCAGGTGGTGCACGGCGTGGATGGCCTCGCCGAAGTTCTGCCGGCCCGGCGCCTGGCCGCCGTAGGCGTAGCCGAGCATCGCGGAGCACCAGGGCTCGTTGAGCGTGGTCCAGTGCGTGACCCGGTCGCCGAACGCGTCGTAGGCCAGCGCGGCGTACTCGGCGAAGCGGTACGCGGTGTCGCGCACCGGCCAGCCGCCCGCGTCCTCCAGCTCCTGCGGCAGGTCCCAGTGGTAGAGGGTGACCCAGGGGGTGACGCCCTTGGCCTCCAGCTCGTCCAGCAGGCGCTTGTAGAAGTCGAGGCCCTTGGCGTTGGCCGGGCCCCGGCCGCCCGGCTGGATGCGCGGCCAGGCCAGCGAGAAGCGGTACGTGTCGACGCCGAGGTCCGCGATGAGCTGCACGTCCTCCGGCATGCGGTGGTAGTGGTCGCACGCCACGTCGCCGTTCTCGCCGCGGACGACCATGCCCGGCACCCGGCAGTACGTGTCCCAGATGGACGGCGTTCTGCCGTCCTCGGCCGCCGCGCCCTCGATCTGGTACGCGGCTGTGGCGACGCCCCAGCGGAAGCCGGCGGGCAGACCGGGTACGGCCTGGGCGGCGATCTCGCGGGCGTATGCCTGGGGGGTGACGAGGTTCATGGTTCTCCTGTGGTGTGCGTTGCTCGGGGCGGCGGCCGGCGGGGGCTAGGGCCTGACGGCGGCGGTGGCCGGGGCCTCGTGGTGGAGCCAGCAGGCCACCGAGCGGGAGCCGTCCGCCCCGGGCGCCGCGAGCACCGGGACGTGGGTGTCGCAGCCCTCGACCTTCTTGGCGCAGCGGGGGTGGAAGGCGCAGCCGGTGGGCATCGCCGAGAGGTGCGGGGGCGAGCCGGGGATGCCGCTGAGTTCGCGGCGGGGGCCGTGCAGCGCGGGGAAGGAGTGCAGCAGCCCGGCGCTGTACGGGTGGTGCGGGTCGCGGTAGATCTCGGAGGCACCGGCCTGCTCCACGATCCGGCCGCCGTACATGATCGCGATCCGGTCGGAGAACTCGATCAGCAGCGAGATGTCGTGGGTGATGAAGACGACCGAGAAGCCCAGCTCCTCGCGGAGCCGGACCAGCTGGCGCAGGATCTGCCGCTGCATGACCACGTCGAGCGCGGTGGTCGGCTCGTCCATGATGACGATCTCGGGTTCCAGGGCGAGCGCCATCGCGATCATCACGCGCTGGCGCATGCCGCCGGACAGCTGGTGCGGGTAGGCGCCGAGCCGGTCCGGGGAGATCCCGACGAGGCTGAGCAGCTCCCGGGCCCGGGCGGTGCGGTCGGCCTTCTTCATCTCCGGGCGGTGCGCCTGGAGTACGTCGGTGAGCTGGGCGTGCACCGTGTAGACGGGGTTCAGGGAGTTCATCGCGCCCTGGAAGACGATGGACAGCTCCTGCCAGCGGAAGGCGCGCAGCTCGGCCGCCGACATGGCGAGCAGGTCCATGGCCTCGCCGTCGCGCCCGTGGTAGTGGACCTCGCCGCCGGTGATGACGCCGGGCGGGGAGAGGAGCCGGGTGACCGCGTAGGCCAGGGTGGACTTGCCGGAGCCGGACTCGCCGGCCAGGCCGAGGACCTCGCCGCGGTGCAGGGTGAGGTCGATGTCGCGCAGGGCGTGCACGGCGTCGGCGCCGGTCCCGTAGTCCACGTTGAGGCCGCTGATGGTGAGGACGGGCTCGCTCATGAGCGGGTCTCCTTGTGGCGCGGGGTGGTGCTGCCGGGGCGGGCCACCGGGGTGAAGCCGACGCGCATCTTGACCTTCTTGGAGCCGCCGGTCTCGGTGCGCAGGCGCGGGTTGACGAATTCGTCGATGCCGAAGTTGATCAGGGCGAGGGACATGCCGAGCAGGGCGATGCAGAGCCCGGCCGGGACGAACCACCACCAGGCGCCCTGGGCCAGTGCCTGGCTGGACTGCGCCCAGAACAGGACGGTCCCCCAGTTCCAGTTCGAGATGTCGGCGACGCCGATGAAGGCGAGGGTGATCTCGGAGAGGATCGCGAAGATGACCGTGCCGACGAAGCCGGAGGCGATGACGGCGGTGAGGTTCGGCATCACCTCGAAGAGGATGATCCGCCAGGTCGGTTCGCCCGTGGCGCGGGCCGCCTCCACATAGTCGCGGCGGCGCAGCGACAGGGTCTGGGCGCGCAGGACGCGGGCGCCCCAGGCCCAGGAGGTGAGGGCGATGACGAAGGCGATGAGCAGGTCGCCGGCGTCCGTGACGAAGCTGGCGATGATGATGATCAGCGGCAGTCCGGGGATCACCAGGAAGACGTTGGACAGCAGCGACAGCGCCTCGTCGGCCAGTCCGCCGAGGAAGCCGGCGGTGACGCCGATCAGCACGGACAGGGCGGTGGCGAGGATGCCCGCGACGAAGCCGACGACGAGCACGCCCCGGGTGCCGACCAGGATCTGCGAGAGCACGTCCTGACCGGTCTGCGTGGTGCCGAACCAGTGCGAGCCGGAGGGGGCCTCCAGCAGGTCCTGGCTCATCGCGCTGGGGTCGTACGGGGCGATCCACGGGCCGATGATCGCGATCAGCACGAAGAAGAGCAGGATGCCCAGGCCGATGGCGGTCTTCCGGCCGCGCAGGAACCGGAACTTGCGCTTGCTCGCTGCCGGGGTTTCGACGGCATCGAGTACGGCGACCTCGGTGGCGGTGACGGCCATGGCCCTACGCCTCCCTTCGGGTACGGGGGTCGAGGAGCATGTAGAGGACGTCGGCGAGGAGGTTCGCCGCCAGGACGGAGAGCGTGATGATGAGGAAGATGCCCTGCATGAGGGGGTAGTCCTTGGCGCCCACGCCCTGGAAGAGCTGGTAGCCGATGCCCGGGTAGGAGAAGACCATCTCCACCAGGAGCGTGCCGCCGACGATGAAGCCGAGCGAGAGGGCGAACCCGGAGATGTTGGGCAGGATCGCGTTGCGTGCCGCGTAACCGAACATCACCCGGCGCTCGGAGAGGCCCTTGGCCTGGGCGACCATGACGTAGTCCTCGCTGGACACCGTCACCATCATGTTCCGCATGCCGAGGATCCAGCCGGCGACCGCGCTGAGGACGATCGTGAAGCCGGGCAGCACCCCGTGGTAGAGCGCGCTGGAGATGAACGGCCAGTCGAAGGCGGGCACCAGCGAGTTGTCGTAGCCGCCGTCGGCCGGGAAGAGCGGCCACTTCACGGCGAACAGCGAGATGGCGATGAGCCCGAGCCAGAAGTACGGGATGGACGAGATGAAGGTGGTGACGGGCAGCAGGTTGTCCATCCAGGAGCCGCGCCGCCAGCCCGTGAAGACGCCGATGCCGGTGCCGAGCAGGAAGCTGATCAGCGTGGTGATGCCGACGAGCGCCAGCGTCCAGGGCAGCGACTGCGCGATGACCTCGCTGACCGGGGTCGGGAAGAAGGTGAACGACAGGCCGAGGTCGCCGTGGAAGAGGTGCGCCCAGTAGTCGGTGTACTGCTCCCAGAGGGACTGCTTCTTGTCGAGCCCGAAGAGGGCCCGCAGCGAGTCGATGGCGTCGGTGTCCAGCTGGCCCTGGAAGCGGGCGATGAGCGCCTGGACGGGGTCGCCGGGCATCAGGCGCGGGATGAGGAAGTTGATCGTGATGGCGGCCCAGGCCGTGACCAGGTAGAAGGCGAGCCGTTGGAGCAGGAACTTCACTTCGCAGCCTCCTTCTCGTGGTCGTCGGTGCGGGCGGTGCCGGTGCCGTCGTAGAGCCAGCAGGCGGCCCACTGGCCGTCGGCCAGGTCGAACCGGGGCGGCAGCTCGGTGCGGCAGCGCTCCATCGCCTTGGGGCAGCGGGGGTGGAAGCGGCAGCCGGCGGGCGGGTCGATGAGCGACGGGGGCTCGCCGGTGCCCTGGTCCTCCGGCTCGTCCCCGGCGGCCTGCCGGTCGGGGTGCGGCGCGGAGGCGATGAGCAGCTGGGTGTAGGGGTGTGCGGGGCGCTGCGTGACGGTCTCGCTGTCACCGCCCTCGACTATGCGGCCCGCGTACATCACCAGGGTGGTGTCCGCGAAGTAGCGGGCGGACGCGATGTCGTGGGTGATGTAGAGGATCGCGAGGTGGAGCCGGTCCTTGAGGTCCTTGAGCAGGTTGAGCACCCCGAGCCGGATGGACACGTCCAGCATCGAGACCGGCTCGTCGGCCAGGAGGACCTGGGGGTCGGCGCCGAGCGCGCGGGCGATGGCCACGCGCTGGCGCTGACCGCCCGACAGCTCGTGCGGGAACTTGTCCAGGTACTGATGAGGAGGAGTCAGCTGGACGCGGTTCAGCAGAGCGGTCAGGTTCTGTTCCAGTTCCGCCTCGCCGCTGCCCGCCCGGCCGTGGATCTTCAGCGACCGGGTCAGGTGGTAGCGCACGGTGTGCACGGGGTTCAGCGAGGCGAACGGGTCCTGGAAGATGAGCTGGACCCGGCGTACGTAACTGCGGAAGGACCGGCCACGTCCGGCCTTCACCGGCTGCCCGTTCAGGTGGATCTCGCCCGAGGTGAGCGGATACAGCTGCGCGAGCAGTCTGGCGACGGTGGACTTCCCGGAGCCCGACTCCCCCACCAGTGCCGTGACGGTGCCGCGCCGCAGTTGCAGCGAGGCGTCGTCCACGGCGTGGACGGTACGGCGCGTGCGCGCGAGGAGGTCTCGGGCGTTGCGCCGCACGGCGAAGTGCTTGGTGACTCCGCGTGCTTCGAGCACGATGTGGTTGTTCTCTGGCTGTTCAGACATGGCCGGTACCTGATCCCTGCTGTACTACTTGGCGGGCTTGAGATTCAGCACGACTTCCAGCGAGGTGCGCTGGGTGTGCTGCGGGTCCGCGTACGGGTTGTCCTCGGTGGGCCAGCCCACCCAGTTCTTCGTGGAGTACTCCGCGCCGACGGGCGCCGCCGCGGTCGGGATCATCGGCGCCTGCTCGACCATGATCTTCTGGAGGGTGTCCATCGCCTGCTTGCGGGCGGTGTCCGTGGTGGCCTGGGCGAAGTCCTTCAGCGCCTCGGTGGCCTCGGTGCTCTTGAAGCGGCCGAAGTTGCCGGACTGGGACGGCTTGCCGATGGGCTGGAGCAGGGCCCCGTCCATGATGTTCTGGTACATGTCGTACGGGGTCGCGCCGCTGTTGGTCCAGTGCAGGGTGGCGTCGAAGTTGCCGTTGGCGACGTCCGCGTTCCAGGAGTCGGCGGTCTGCGTCTTGACCTTGGCGTCGATGCCGATCTTCTTGAAGTTGTCCTTGATGATCGACAGGCCGGTGATGTAGTCGTTCCAGCCGGCCGGGTCGGTGAGGGTGAGCTTCACCGGCTTGCCGTCCGGGTCCTTGAGGACGCCGCCGCTGAGCGTGAAGCCGGCCTTCTCCAGGACCTGCTTGGCACCGTCGACGTCCGGCTTGGTGCTGGCCTTCTTGTACTCGTCGGAGATGAAGGACTCACCGGCGGGCAGCGGGATGCCGGTGGGGTTGGTGATCTCCGGGTAGAGCGTCGCCTCGGCCTGGGTGTAGATGGCGTTGCGGTCGACGACCATCGCCATGGCCTTGCGGAGCGCCGCGTTGTCGAACGGCTTGCGCGCGGTGTTGATCCACAGGCCGTGGATGCCGAGGCCCGAGGGGAACCACAGCTTGTGGTTCTTCGGGTCCTTGTCGATGAACAGCTTCTTGAAGTCCGGCATGAAGACGAACGACCACTCCAGCTTGCCGCTGGCCAGCGCGGTGGTCGCCGCGTTGTTGTCGTTGTAGGTGCTGTAGCGCAGCTCCTTGACCTTGGTCGAGCCCTTCCAGTAGGTGGGCGTCGCGGTCAGGGTGGTGGTCTGCGGCGTGAAGGTCTTCAGCTTGTACGGGCCCGAGCCGACGGGGTTCCGGTTCGGCCAGGTCTCCGGGTTCTTGACCTTCTCCCAGATGTGCTTCGGCACGATGTACTGCTGGAGGATCTTGTTCTGGTTGACGTACTGCGAGCTGTTGAAGGTCAGGATGACCTTCTTGTCCTTGACCTCGACACCGCCCCACTGGATGCCGTCGGCGTTGAGCGCCGGGTGCTTCTTCAGCAGGTTGAAGGTGTAGGCCACGTCGTCGGCGGTCAGCGGCTTGCCGTCGGCCCACTTGGCGCGCTCGTCGATGGTGAGGGTGACCTTCTGGAAGTTGAGGTCCCACTTCCAGTCGGTCGCCAGCCACGGGTCGGGCTTGTCGGCGGGCCGGATCTGGCTGACCATCGCCAGCGGCTCGTAGATCATCCAGCGGTAGCCGAGGGTGGCGCCGGCCGAGGTGTTGAGGAACGGGTTGCTGTTGTTCGTCTGCGGCCCGTCCGGCTTGCCGATGTTCAGGACGCCCGAAGCGGCGCTGCCGCCGTTCTTGTTGTGGTTCGAGTTGGCCGAGGAACAGCCTGCGGCGAGTGCGACCACGGCGGTGGCGAGCGCGGCGGCTCTCAGCGTGTGACGGCGTGCGGACATAACGACTCCAGGAGGGACTGGCGGGTCTTGGGATCCGGAAACGGGCAGCGCTGGGCGCGCCTTGGTACGGCTGTGCGGGTGGTGCGGGTGCGGTGTGTGGGCCTGGGGGTGCCCTTGTCCGCTAGGGCGCCGAGTGGCGCACGACCAATTCGGTGGGGAGCACGACCGGGGTGTCCGGTGCGAGCGTGCCGCCCAGGTGGGAGAGGAGCATCCGAGCGGCCATCTCACCCATCTGCCGGGTGGGCTGGCGCACGGTGGTCAGGGGCGGTTCGGTGTGCTCGGACATCGGGATGTCGTCGAAGCCGACGACCGCGATGTCCCCGGGCACGGTCTTCCCCGCGGCGCGCAACGCCCGCAGCACACCTGCCGCGGTGATGTCGTTGTGGGCGAAGACCGAGTCGAACTCCGTGCCCGACGCGAGGAGTTCCTCCACGGCGAGCCGGCCGGAGCGTTCGGTGAAGTCCCCGAGGACGACGTGCTCCGTAGGGAGGACCGAGACGAACCCGGCCAGCCGGTCGCGTACGCAGCCGAAGTGCTCGGGTCCGGTGATCACGACGGGCCTGGTGCGGCCGGCGTCCCGCAGATGACGGGCGGCCGACGCGCCTCCTTCGTGGTTGGTGGTCACGACGGAGGGGAATTCGGGGTGGTGGCCGCGATCGTCGATGAGCACGATCGGCAGGCCGCCGCGGTGCAGTTCCGTGAGGTGGTCCAGGGTGTTCTCGGGTTCCACCACCACCAGCCCGTCGAAGGCCCGCGCCGACACCTGGCTGGTGAAGCGCTCGACGGACTCGGCCCCGCGGTTGCAGGTGAACAGCAGCAGCCCGTAGTCGGCGGCCTCGACGGTGTCGACCACGCCCTGGAGCAGTTCGCCCATCCAGGGCCAGGTCAGCGAGGGCACCAGCATGCCGACCGTACGGCTGCTGCCGCGGGCCAGACCGACGGCGCCCGAGCTGGGCACGTAACCGAGCTGCGCGATCACTTCGCGAACGCGCGCGGCCGTCGAACCGTCCACCTCTCCCTTGGTGTTGATGACCCGGGACACGGTCGTCTTGCTGACGCCGGCCTCGCGGGCGACATCAGCGATGGTGACGCGCATCGGGGCCTCCAGGACACAACGGGACAGATGAGAACGGCCGCAACGGCCGACGATGGAACCGGTACCGCAACCGGTTCCGGAACCGGTACCGGCGTTGGTGGCGTGAGTTAACCCCGCAGAAACAACGCCGTCAATACTTCACGTCGAGATTGGTCCGTACCCATCTGATAACGAGAAGAACACGGTCCTTACGTTCAACTCCTGAACGCAGAGACCTCTTGACGCGGGCACGCGAATCCCGTTCACTCAGTCCCCGTACGGGGCCGTACACGCGAACGCCCCCGTCCGCCCTGCCGGTTGAGGCGGGCGGACGGGGGCGGGCGTGTGCGGGAGACGGCCCCGTGCGGGTCAGTCGGTCGGTTCGAGGCCGGCGCGCAGCAGACCGTAGGTGTACGCGTCCTCCAGCGCCTGCCAGGACGCGGAGATGATGTTCTCGGCGACGCCCACGGTCGACCACTCGGCGGTCCCGTCACCGGTGGTGATCAGGACGCGGGTGGTCGAGTCGGTGCCGGTACGGCCCTCCAGGATGCGGACCTTGTAGTCCGTCAGCTCCAGCTTGGCCAGC from Streptomyces drozdowiczii carries:
- a CDS encoding ABC transporter permease codes for the protein MKFLLQRLAFYLVTAWAAITINFLIPRLMPGDPVQALIARFQGQLDTDAIDSLRALFGLDKKQSLWEQYTDYWAHLFHGDLGLSFTFFPTPVSEVIAQSLPWTLALVGITTLISFLLGTGIGVFTGWRRGSWMDNLLPVTTFISSIPYFWLGLIAISLFAVKWPLFPADGGYDNSLVPAFDWPFISSALYHGVLPGFTIVLSAVAGWILGMRNMMVTVSSEDYVMVAQAKGLSERRVMFGYAARNAILPNISGFALSLGFIVGGTLLVEMVFSYPGIGYQLFQGVGAKDYPLMQGIFLIITLSVLAANLLADVLYMLLDPRTRREA
- a CDS encoding ABC transporter ATP-binding protein; amino-acid sequence: MSEQPENNHIVLEARGVTKHFAVRRNARDLLARTRRTVHAVDDASLQLRRGTVTALVGESGSGKSTVARLLAQLYPLTSGEIHLNGQPVKAGRGRSFRSYVRRVQLIFQDPFASLNPVHTVRYHLTRSLKIHGRAGSGEAELEQNLTALLNRVQLTPPHQYLDKFPHELSGGQRQRVAIARALGADPQVLLADEPVSMLDVSIRLGVLNLLKDLKDRLHLAILYITHDIASARYFADTTLVMYAGRIVEGGDSETVTQRPAHPYTQLLIASAPHPDRQAAGDEPEDQGTGEPPSLIDPPAGCRFHPRCPKAMERCRTELPPRFDLADGQWAACWLYDGTGTARTDDHEKEAAK
- a CDS encoding GH1 family beta-glucosidase translates to MNLVTPQAYAREIAAQAVPGLPAGFRWGVATAAYQIEGAAAEDGRTPSIWDTYCRVPGMVVRGENGDVACDHYHRMPEDVQLIADLGVDTYRFSLAWPRIQPGGRGPANAKGLDFYKRLLDELEAKGVTPWVTLYHWDLPQELEDAGGWPVRDTAYRFAEYAALAYDAFGDRVTHWTTLNEPWCSAMLGYAYGGQAPGRQNFGEAIHAVHHLLLGHGLASQYLREQAAARGNDLELGITLNLGTATPETDSPEDAEACRRADGLGARLYLDPVVKGGYPEDIVADLAAQGIELPVQEGDLAAISTPLDVLGVNFYRGSLFSGVTEDGATTDAEGLPVTRQVERDLPRTAMDWEITPTALTDLLVRLEKDYGLPTVITENGAAFDDTVSEDGEIHDADRTTYLADHIAAVAAARAQGADVRGYFAWSLMDNFEWSYGYDKRFGIVRVDYDTQVRTLKDSAKWYRDTIRLTRDAS
- a CDS encoding discoidin domain-containing protein, which translates into the protein MPSRTTLAATTAALIALAAPMAFAAPVPKPAAAQAAAWDTDRAAAAYTANPGAVTASGSENAASGPGAAADGNGTTRWSSDFADNAWIRVDLGSVIRVSSVTLDWEAAYGKKYVLEVSRNGTDWTTFYTEDDGTGGSVTAHTYPQEVTGRYVRMRGIQRATPWGYSLYSFKVYGGEPAPASTTRTNLALNHPAYGDFYQHAGNSPAFVTDGGWPADLKADQSRWSSDWNANRWVGVDLGATSTIDTVDLYWEAAYAVDYRIQVSDDNRTWRTVYQPSASEVAARRADVKSPGDAVGRHDTVKLPTPATGRYVRMLGVERRSFYNPAPATAQFGYSLYEFQVWGTGGSANAAYPALPKNPGGAYTTTFFDDFTGSGLDRSKWRVVRTGTEMNPVNGESQAYVDSADNIRTENGSLVLQSKYCKGCTRTPAGTFDFTSGRIDTNTKFDFTYGKVSARMKLPVGDGFWPAFWMLGSDVDNPDVSWPGSGETDIMENIGYGDWTSSALHGPGYSADGNIGKQQTYANGGRADQWHTYGVEWTPEGMTFTVDDRVVQTTSRSKLESTRGKWVFDHNQYVILNLALGGAYPAGWNKVTSPYWGLPQSSVDRVAQGGVKAEIDWVRVEQKK
- a CDS encoding ABC transporter permease: MAVTATEVAVLDAVETPAASKRKFRFLRGRKTAIGLGILLFFVLIAIIGPWIAPYDPSAMSQDLLEAPSGSHWFGTTQTGQDVLSQILVGTRGVLVVGFVAGILATALSVLIGVTAGFLGGLADEALSLLSNVFLVIPGLPLIIIIASFVTDAGDLLIAFVIALTSWAWGARVLRAQTLSLRRRDYVEAARATGEPTWRIILFEVMPNLTAVIASGFVGTVIFAILSEITLAFIGVADISNWNWGTVLFWAQSSQALAQGAWWWFVPAGLCIALLGMSLALINFGIDEFVNPRLRTETGGSKKVKMRVGFTPVARPGSTTPRHKETRS
- a CDS encoding ABC transporter ATP-binding protein, encoding MSEPVLTISGLNVDYGTGADAVHALRDIDLTLHRGEVLGLAGESGSGKSTLAYAVTRLLSPPGVITGGEVHYHGRDGEAMDLLAMSAAELRAFRWQELSIVFQGAMNSLNPVYTVHAQLTDVLQAHRPEMKKADRTARARELLSLVGISPDRLGAYPHQLSGGMRQRVMIAMALALEPEIVIMDEPTTALDVVMQRQILRQLVRLREELGFSVVFITHDISLLIEFSDRIAIMYGGRIVEQAGASEIYRDPHHPYSAGLLHSFPALHGPRRELSGIPGSPPHLSAMPTGCAFHPRCAKKVEGCDTHVPVLAAPGADGSRSVACWLHHEAPATAAVRP